From Saprospiraceae bacterium, one genomic window encodes:
- a CDS encoding TonB family protein, protein MSLRNFLLKNHPNEKLDQLVFENRNKSYGAYVLRRLYPKHMLKAMILSILLSLVLVFFKIIFDKLIVAEPMNVEDLVMKEYQIPELIAPQGKTGVLKKTSPDIATPVKEVKSPTKSKSSQLKVVKDTPVETEQNVSNNQEEVNENDKEGQAKGKEGTGDEIFGYVSNMPLFPGCENQEWNYSERKKCSDKKLRDFLKYNLKYPSQAIKNNTEGTVLIQFIVEKNGFVSDVKILQDIGDGCGAEARRVVEMMNNMNQKWTPGLQKGQHPVRVQYTLPVVFEGR, encoded by the coding sequence ATGTCATTGAGAAATTTTCTGCTCAAAAATCATCCCAACGAGAAATTGGATCAGCTGGTATTTGAAAACAGAAACAAATCTTATGGTGCTTATGTGTTGAGGAGACTTTATCCCAAACACATGCTGAAGGCAATGATCCTGTCCATCCTGCTTTCCTTAGTGTTGGTCTTTTTCAAGATCATTTTCGACAAGTTGATAGTGGCTGAACCAATGAATGTAGAAGATCTGGTGATGAAAGAATATCAAATCCCTGAGTTGATAGCACCACAAGGCAAGACGGGAGTATTAAAAAAAACAAGTCCAGACATTGCTACACCAGTAAAGGAAGTAAAATCTCCGACAAAATCAAAATCATCTCAATTGAAGGTGGTTAAAGACACCCCGGTGGAGACCGAACAAAATGTGAGCAACAACCAGGAAGAAGTGAATGAGAATGATAAAGAAGGTCAAGCGAAGGGCAAGGAGGGAACTGGTGATGAAATATTCGGTTATGTAAGCAACATGCCTCTTTTTCCAGGTTGTGAAAATCAGGAATGGAATTACTCAGAGAGAAAAAAATGCTCAGATAAAAAACTCAGAGATTTTCTCAAATACAACTTGAAATATCCTTCTCAAGCCATTAAAAACAATACCGAAGGAACGGTGCTAATACAGTTCATTGTGGAAAAAAATGGATTTGTATCTGATGTAAAAATTCTCCAGGACATTGGAGATGGCTGCGGAGCAGAAGCCAGAAGGGTGGTGGAAATGATGAACAACATGAATCAAAAGTGGACACCGGGATTGCAGAAAGGCCAACACCCTGTCAGGGTACAATATACCTTACCCGTGGTCTTCGAGGGTCGATGA
- a CDS encoding citrate (Si)-synthase: protein MDRLKELFKIKFSAASEEIKTIVREHGNKVIDKVQIEQVYGGMRGIKSMIWETSSLDAMEGIRFRGYSIPELREKLPCIDGATEPLPEGLFWLMMTGEFPTDDEVRWLSREWMRRSVVPDHVIGTIDSMDDSIHPMTQFSIAIMAMQCESLFVKKYNEGMNKSQYWDVTYEDAMNLISRVPIVAAYIYRKAFCNKDIIRPNRDLDWSANFAYMMGYDSDAFKDLMRLYLTIHADHEGGNASAHTVHLVGSTLSDAYLSLSAGMNALAGPLHGLANQEVMDWIYDMIRDLGTNDPSKDQIADYVRKTLAQGIVVPGYGHAVLRVADPRFMAQMEFAKKHCAEDPMVKIVWNVFEVVPDILGSLGKVKNPWPNVDAHSGALLEHFGFKQHNFYTVLFGVSRALGVLAHLCWDRALNLPLERPKSLTTEEIKLFIKNSSN from the coding sequence ATGGACAGATTAAAAGAATTGTTTAAAATCAAATTTTCGGCTGCCTCTGAAGAAATTAAGACCATTGTAAGGGAACATGGCAACAAAGTCATCGATAAAGTACAGATCGAACAGGTCTATGGAGGAATGAGAGGTATTAAATCGATGATCTGGGAAACATCTTCCTTGGATGCGATGGAAGGTATCCGTTTTAGAGGTTATAGTATTCCGGAATTAAGAGAGAAGTTACCCTGCATTGACGGGGCAACCGAACCCCTTCCTGAAGGCCTATTCTGGCTTATGATGACAGGAGAATTTCCCACCGATGATGAAGTCAGATGGCTCAGCAGGGAGTGGATGAGAAGAAGCGTGGTCCCTGACCATGTCATTGGAACCATTGACAGTATGGACGACAGCATTCATCCTATGACCCAATTTAGCATTGCCATTATGGCCATGCAATGCGAAAGTCTCTTTGTTAAAAAATACAATGAGGGGATGAATAAATCCCAATACTGGGATGTTACGTACGAGGATGCTATGAATTTGATCTCCCGGGTTCCCATCGTGGCAGCTTATATTTATCGGAAGGCATTTTGCAACAAGGATATCATCAGACCCAATAGAGATTTGGACTGGAGTGCCAATTTTGCTTATATGATGGGCTATGACTCGGATGCATTCAAGGATTTAATGAGACTCTATCTGACAATTCACGCGGATCATGAGGGAGGTAACGCTTCTGCCCATACGGTACATTTGGTAGGATCTACCCTGAGCGATGCCTATTTATCCCTGTCAGCAGGTATGAATGCATTGGCCGGACCCCTGCATGGATTGGCAAATCAGGAAGTAATGGATTGGATTTATGACATGATTCGGGATCTGGGTACCAATGACCCGAGCAAAGATCAAATCGCAGACTATGTGAGAAAAACCCTTGCTCAGGGCATTGTGGTCCCAGGCTATGGACATGCCGTATTAAGGGTGGCGGATCCAAGATTTATGGCTCAGATGGAATTTGCCAAAAAACATTGTGCAGAAGATCCAATGGTCAAAATTGTTTGGAACGTTTTTGAAGTTGTACCCGATATACTTGGCAGTCTTGGCAAGGTGAAGAATCCATGGCCAAACGTGGATGCTCATTCTGGTGCTCTTCTGGAGCATTTTGGATTTAAACAACACAATTTTTACACCGTATTGTTTGGCGTCTCGAGGGCTTTGGGAGTTTTGGCCCACCTTTGTTGGGACCGCGCCCTAAATTTACCATTGGAAAGACCCAAATCTCTTACGACAGAAGAGATCAAATTGTTTATTAAAAATTCTTCAAACTAA
- the frr gene encoding ribosome recycling factor gives MSAELDQQIKQAKQDFEKSLDHLQKELQRVRTGKASTNLLDGILVNYYGSPTPVNQVANVGLADARTITITPWEKKIIGEIEHSIFAANLGITPQNDGEMIRISIPPLTEERRKEFVKQARHYGEEAKISIRSTRHKILDYIKKEQKNGLSEDLAKAREHDIQNLVTEYSQKVDKIIEGKEKEIMTV, from the coding sequence ATGTCCGCAGAACTTGACCAACAAATCAAACAGGCCAAACAGGATTTTGAAAAATCATTGGATCACCTTCAGAAGGAATTGCAGCGGGTCAGGACTGGAAAAGCATCTACCAATTTGTTGGATGGAATTCTGGTCAACTACTATGGTTCTCCAACTCCTGTCAATCAGGTAGCCAATGTGGGCCTGGCCGACGCAAGAACCATTACCATTACACCCTGGGAAAAGAAAATCATTGGTGAGATAGAGCACTCCATTTTTGCTGCCAACCTTGGCATAACACCTCAAAATGATGGTGAGATGATACGAATCAGCATCCCGCCATTGACAGAAGAGCGCAGAAAAGAATTTGTCAAGCAGGCCCGCCATTACGGAGAAGAAGCAAAAATAAGCATCCGTTCTACCAGACACAAGATACTTGATTATATTAAAAAAGAACAAAAGAACGGGCTCTCTGAAGACCTTGCCAAAGCCCGCGAACACGATATCCAAAATCTGGTGACGGAATACAGCCAAAAAGTAGATAAGATCATCGAAGGAAAGGAGAAGGAAATAATGACCGTATAG
- the pckA gene encoding phosphoenolpyruvate carboxykinase (ATP), with amino-acid sequence MKLKGVVSPKSPVETSGISPQKTVYANLKPSDLVQLSLERKLGNLSDTGALMILTGEFTGRSPQDKFTVEDSLTADAVDWNQFNQKFSKDKFEQLRLKMIQHFNERDIFVQDNFACAHPDFKIGVRLIAELPWSAQFASNMFICPTEEELQNFVPNWTIYNAPEFKANPSVDGTRQHNFSIIDFTRKMILIGGSGYTGEIKKSIFTILNFELPWFKNILPMHCSANIGPEGDTTVFFGLSGTGKTTLSADPNRKLIGDDEHGWASDGVFNFEGGCYAKCIDLTEEKEPDIFHAIRTGAILENVGCFPNTNKPDYSNCAITENTRVSYPIDHIRNAINPSRGGHPKNIVFLTCDAYGILPPISKLTTAQAMYHFISGYTAKVAGTEAGVTEPKATFSACFGAPFIPLHPTHYAKMLGEKIDQYKPQIWLVNTGWTGGPYGVGSRIKLSYTRAMITAALSGELNQVKFKTHDIFGLHFPETCPGVSNEVLDPSTTWANATEYNDKARALAELFNKNFEKYKSKASPDIISAGPKA; translated from the coding sequence ATGAAATTAAAAGGTGTGGTTTCACCTAAATCTCCGGTTGAAACATCTGGCATTTCGCCCCAAAAGACGGTCTATGCCAATCTAAAGCCTTCAGATTTAGTGCAGTTGAGTTTGGAAAGAAAGCTTGGAAACCTGAGTGACACTGGCGCATTAATGATATTAACCGGTGAGTTTACCGGAAGATCCCCTCAGGATAAATTCACGGTGGAAGACAGCCTTACTGCAGACGCGGTGGATTGGAATCAATTTAACCAAAAATTTTCAAAAGACAAATTTGAACAATTAAGGCTTAAAATGATCCAGCACTTCAACGAGAGGGATATTTTTGTTCAGGACAATTTTGCATGCGCCCATCCGGATTTTAAGATAGGGGTCAGACTGATCGCTGAGTTGCCATGGAGTGCACAATTTGCCTCCAATATGTTTATTTGTCCAACTGAGGAGGAATTGCAGAATTTTGTTCCAAATTGGACCATTTACAATGCTCCTGAATTTAAGGCCAATCCTTCTGTTGATGGTACAAGGCAGCACAATTTCAGCATTATTGATTTTACCAGAAAGATGATATTAATTGGTGGCTCTGGGTATACCGGTGAAATCAAAAAGTCTATATTTACCATTCTGAATTTTGAATTGCCGTGGTTCAAAAATATATTACCCATGCATTGCTCTGCCAACATTGGCCCAGAAGGAGACACTACTGTATTTTTTGGGTTGAGCGGAACCGGCAAAACCACTTTGTCTGCAGATCCAAACAGAAAGTTGATTGGCGATGATGAGCATGGTTGGGCAAGCGACGGAGTTTTTAATTTTGAAGGCGGCTGTTATGCCAAATGCATCGATCTGACCGAAGAAAAAGAGCCGGATATTTTTCACGCCATCAGAACCGGTGCCATCCTGGAAAATGTAGGCTGTTTTCCAAATACCAACAAACCAGATTATTCCAACTGTGCAATCACAGAAAATACAAGGGTATCTTACCCCATTGACCATATCAGAAATGCCATAAATCCATCAAGAGGAGGCCATCCCAAGAATATTGTTTTCCTGACCTGCGATGCTTATGGCATTCTTCCACCCATCTCCAAACTGACCACTGCACAAGCGATGTACCACTTTATTTCTGGGTATACGGCCAAAGTAGCAGGCACAGAAGCGGGTGTTACAGAACCCAAAGCTACTTTTTCTGCTTGTTTTGGAGCACCGTTCATCCCACTGCATCCCACCCATTATGCCAAAATGTTGGGTGAAAAAATTGATCAATACAAACCACAAATTTGGCTGGTCAATACAGGATGGACGGGAGGACCTTATGGCGTGGGATCAAGGATAAAATTATCCTATACACGGGCCATGATAACCGCTGCTTTATCTGGTGAGTTGAACCAAGTCAAATTTAAAACCCACGATATTTTTGGCTTACATTTTCCAGAAACTTGTCCTGGAGTTTCCAATGAGGTACTGGATCCATCTACCACCTGGGCCAATGCAACAGAGTACAACGACAAAGCAAGAGCCCTGGCAGAACTTTTCAATAAAAATTTTGAAAAATACAAATCAAAGGCAAGTCCTGATATTATCTCAGCTGGCCCAAAGGCTTAA
- a CDS encoding glycosyltransferase family 4 protein, with protein sequence MNILVDLYKLKDINTGLGQFSIQFAKALVSHPQFNPDHFTFLKGTEMATHLQQYKTISPAIQRRYLSFLNRGFGLWHSLHQFPSFIPDKNSKWLLTIHDLNFLIEKNPIKQKKYLGRLIKNVNRADCITCISKFTQDQLTSHLDVGNKRTEIIPNGVDLIEFPGHTPKLNVEGSKFFFSIGVFEEKKNFEVLLPMMHFFKNHLLILAGNCETSYGRKLKELIGKLRLERQVILTGTISDADKYWYLCNMDALLFPSKAEGFGIPVIEAMCCGKPVVLSSSTALPETGGTIAAYFDHFEPEHMAKIVQQHIQLFQSDPDTKSRESIQWSQRFSWKESISKYFKLYQELS encoded by the coding sequence ATGAATATTTTAGTGGATTTGTATAAATTGAAAGATATCAACACAGGCTTGGGCCAATTCAGTATTCAGTTTGCCAAAGCACTGGTATCTCACCCGCAATTCAATCCGGATCATTTTACATTTTTAAAGGGTACCGAAATGGCAACCCATTTACAACAATATAAGACAATTTCACCAGCAATCCAGAGAAGATATTTAAGCTTTCTAAACAGAGGATTTGGATTATGGCACAGCTTGCATCAATTTCCTTCATTTATTCCGGATAAGAATTCCAAATGGTTGCTTACCATTCACGATTTGAATTTTTTAATTGAGAAAAACCCCATCAAACAAAAAAAGTATTTAGGTCGGTTGATTAAAAATGTAAACAGAGCTGATTGTATTACTTGCATTTCAAAATTTACACAGGACCAATTGACATCGCATCTTGATGTTGGGAATAAAAGAACGGAAATCATTCCGAATGGCGTTGATCTGATTGAATTTCCGGGTCATACACCCAAGTTAAATGTCGAAGGAAGCAAGTTTTTCTTTTCCATAGGGGTTTTTGAAGAAAAGAAGAACTTTGAAGTATTGTTACCAATGATGCATTTTTTTAAAAATCACTTGTTGATACTGGCAGGTAATTGTGAAACTTCCTATGGCCGAAAACTAAAGGAACTGATTGGAAAGCTCCGATTGGAAAGACAGGTAATTTTGACAGGTACCATCAGTGATGCAGATAAGTATTGGTACCTTTGCAATATGGATGCATTACTTTTTCCATCAAAGGCAGAAGGATTTGGAATTCCGGTGATTGAGGCCATGTGCTGTGGTAAACCAGTGGTTTTGAGTTCATCGACCGCTTTGCCAGAAACCGGCGGAACCATTGCAGCTTATTTCGATCATTTTGAACCAGAACACATGGCAAAGATTGTGCAACAGCATATTCAATTATTTCAATCGGATCCCGACACAAAAAGTAGGGAAAGCATCCAATGGTCGCAGCGATTTAGTTGGAAGGAGTCTATTTCCAAATATTTTAAACTATATCAAGAATTATCCTGA
- a CDS encoding Crp/Fnr family transcriptional regulator, giving the protein MKTSLNKQAVQMILANINRHIFLTKEEIQIFTDKLSFRKVKNKEIIQAAGMYCKDSFFVTKGCLRAFQTDQNGFDHVLSFAPADYWVSDLYALISGNPAILNVEATSPSEVLILNRADQEKLYLEVPKFERFFRIILEKSLVHFQQRILDNLQMNSEERYQKFCEKYPQLVGSLAQKQIASYIGVTPEFFSKMRTRMLRKN; this is encoded by the coding sequence ATGAAAACTTCTTTGAACAAACAGGCTGTACAAATGATTCTGGCAAATATTAACCGCCACATTTTTTTGACAAAGGAAGAAATCCAGATTTTTACAGACAAGCTCTCTTTTCGAAAAGTGAAAAACAAAGAAATCATTCAGGCTGCCGGAATGTATTGTAAGGATTCGTTTTTTGTCACCAAAGGTTGTTTGAGGGCTTTTCAAACGGATCAGAATGGTTTTGATCATGTGTTGAGTTTTGCTCCGGCAGATTATTGGGTATCGGATTTGTATGCTTTAATTTCGGGCAATCCCGCCATCTTAAATGTAGAGGCAACATCTCCCTCAGAGGTTTTGATTTTAAATAGAGCAGATCAGGAGAAACTTTATTTGGAGGTCCCTAAATTTGAACGTTTTTTCAGGATCATTCTCGAAAAAAGTTTGGTTCATTTTCAGCAAAGGATATTGGATAATCTTCAAATGAATTCAGAGGAAAGGTATCAAAAATTTTGTGAAAAATATCCTCAATTGGTTGGCTCGCTCGCACAAAAGCAAATCGCATCATACATTGGAGTAACTCCGGAGTTTTTTAGTAAAATGCGTACCAGAATGCTGAGAAAGAATTGA
- a CDS encoding zinc metallopeptidase has product MIFNVLALVMSGIGYLVQNVLKSKFTHYSAIGLRSGQSGKDVAEKMLRHYGIHDVRVLESQGYLSDHYNPLDKTVNLSPDVYHGRSIASAAVAAHECGHAVQHDTAYSMLQLRSKLVPVVKVASMAQQFLLLFAFMLANTFPTLLLITIVAFMITTIFSLITLPVEFDASKRALVWLNDTGSTHGAEYDGAKDALKWAAMTYVAAALSSLVMLIFLILRYMGSSRD; this is encoded by the coding sequence ATGATTTTTAATGTTTTGGCCCTGGTGATGTCGGGAATCGGGTATCTAGTCCAAAATGTATTAAAATCAAAGTTTACCCATTACTCAGCCATTGGATTAAGGTCGGGTCAGTCAGGAAAAGATGTGGCAGAAAAAATGCTGAGGCATTATGGAATTCACGATGTAAGGGTCTTGGAATCTCAGGGTTATCTAAGTGACCATTACAATCCACTTGATAAAACTGTAAACTTAAGTCCAGATGTCTATCATGGAAGATCCATTGCATCCGCTGCAGTTGCTGCCCACGAATGTGGTCACGCTGTCCAGCATGATACTGCATATTCAATGCTCCAGCTCAGGTCAAAATTAGTTCCCGTTGTTAAAGTTGCAAGTATGGCGCAACAATTCCTTTTATTGTTTGCTTTTATGTTGGCCAATACCTTTCCAACCCTTCTATTGATAACCATTGTGGCTTTTATGATCACCACAATTTTTAGTTTGATCACTTTACCTGTTGAATTTGATGCAAGCAAAAGAGCGTTGGTATGGCTTAATGATACAGGCTCAACCCATGGAGCAGAATACGATGGCGCAAAAGATGCTCTTAAATGGGCCGCCATGACTTATGTGGCCGCTGCTCTTTCCTCTTTGGTGATGCTGATATTCCTGATCCTAAGATACATGGGAAGCTCACGTGATTAA
- a CDS encoding tetratricopeptide repeat protein, protein MKKEFLKSANNLPVDQNDWNWSNTFGLLFIIFLSFWTFQSVGKLGFVWDDFEYIQTNKMLAQDLSISIPHFFGQNYYVGNYHPVTMSSYALIYQKAKLNPELYHQVVLLFHVLNSLLVFWMIWILNQGRFVVAAVVSALFAVHPMHVESVAWASELKDVLYTFFFILGLICYLKTYQKQSRLLYLMFCFLFFVISMLCKPAAVCFPLVLMVFDYYKINQFQWKTALEKIPFFMAALWMGVVTIMAQDKAVGSIGQYEFFERVMISSFASIFYLVKLIIPINLSALHPFPVSSGGDFPLYYKLAPFMILVLFFALWYLRRSNKTLVFGFLFFFASIVLVLQFLTVGMAVVSERYTYVPYIGLFYIIAYYVDTYFKQRYSNSVSANFTLGMLIMPILVFSWMSKNRVMVWQNNKTLWTDVVAKYPESAVANYNLGSFYFKELKDDDSSLVYFQKTIQRDPLHYRALINLGLINGRRKNKDLAMDYFKRAEQINPDYFELYKNRGFVLSMFGETDRALGDFTKYLSLVPKDAQILYGRGLIYQMKKENEKAHADFEAAVLYEPRNAGFWLTKAESALELGRIETARKDLEMAIQLGAKPKPDLRRRLGL, encoded by the coding sequence ATGAAAAAAGAATTTTTGAAGTCAGCGAATAATTTACCAGTTGATCAAAATGACTGGAATTGGTCAAATACTTTTGGTTTGCTGTTTATCATTTTTTTGAGCTTTTGGACTTTTCAATCGGTGGGAAAATTGGGATTTGTCTGGGATGATTTCGAGTATATCCAGACCAACAAAATGCTAGCCCAAGATCTTTCTATAAGCATTCCCCATTTTTTTGGACAGAATTATTATGTGGGGAATTACCATCCTGTTACCATGAGTTCCTATGCTCTAATTTATCAGAAAGCGAAGTTGAATCCTGAATTATACCATCAAGTGGTTTTACTTTTTCATGTATTGAATTCTTTGTTGGTTTTTTGGATGATCTGGATTTTAAACCAGGGCAGATTTGTTGTTGCCGCAGTGGTATCTGCACTTTTTGCTGTCCATCCCATGCATGTTGAATCGGTGGCATGGGCGTCAGAACTCAAAGATGTTTTATATACTTTCTTTTTTATTCTTGGACTAATTTGTTATCTTAAGACTTATCAAAAGCAAAGTCGTTTGCTTTACTTGATGTTTTGCTTTTTGTTTTTTGTCATTTCAATGTTGTGCAAGCCTGCAGCAGTTTGCTTTCCATTGGTACTTATGGTTTTTGATTATTATAAAATAAATCAGTTTCAGTGGAAAACGGCATTGGAAAAAATCCCATTTTTTATGGCAGCTTTATGGATGGGTGTTGTGACCATAATGGCTCAGGATAAAGCAGTGGGAAGTATCGGGCAGTACGAATTTTTTGAACGGGTGATGATTTCGTCGTTTGCCAGTATCTTCTACCTTGTCAAATTGATAATTCCTATCAATCTGTCTGCCTTGCATCCATTCCCGGTAAGTAGTGGCGGTGATTTTCCACTTTATTACAAACTAGCACCTTTCATGATATTGGTATTGTTTTTTGCACTTTGGTATCTGAGAAGAAGCAACAAAACCCTGGTATTTGGATTTCTGTTCTTTTTTGCTTCTATAGTGCTTGTATTGCAATTTTTAACGGTGGGTATGGCGGTTGTTTCAGAAAGGTATACTTATGTTCCATATATTGGTTTGTTTTACATCATTGCATATTATGTGGATACTTATTTTAAGCAGAGGTATAGCAATTCTGTTTCTGCCAATTTCACCTTAGGAATGTTGATCATGCCGATTCTGGTTTTTAGTTGGATGAGCAAGAACCGTGTTATGGTATGGCAAAATAACAAAACTCTGTGGACGGATGTGGTCGCGAAGTATCCTGAATCAGCGGTGGCGAATTATAATCTTGGATCATTTTATTTCAAGGAATTAAAGGATGATGATTCTTCATTGGTCTATTTTCAGAAAACCATCCAAAGGGACCCACTGCACTATCGTGCATTAATTAATCTTGGCTTAATTAACGGCAGGAGGAAGAATAAGGACCTTGCAATGGATTATTTTAAAAGAGCAGAACAGATCAATCCTGATTATTTTGAGCTTTACAAAAATCGCGGATTTGTTTTAAGTATGTTTGGAGAAACGGATAGGGCATTGGGAGATTTTACCAAGTATTTATCACTGGTTCCAAAGGATGCACAGATCTTATACGGAAGAGGTCTGATTTATCAGATGAAGAAGGAAAATGAAAAAGCACACGCTGACTTTGAAGCAGCGGTTCTTTATGAACCCCGCAATGCAGGATTTTGGTTAACAAAGGCAGAATCTGCCCTTGAATTGGGAAGAATAGAAACAGCTAGAAAAGATTTGGAGATGGCAATACAACTGGGAGCCAAACCTAAGCCTGATTTACGCCGAAGACTTGGTCTTTGA
- a CDS encoding flavin reductase family protein — MKKTIVPGTIPTGELHQYLLGSVAPRPIAFVSTIDKEGKPNLAPYSFFNAFSSNPPILVFSSNRRVEGNTTKDTLHNIMETKECVVNVVNYEIVRQMMVCSVDFPKEVNEFEEAGLTPEKASFIKSPLVLESPVNMECKVDQIITLGDQGGAGHLIVCHVVCIHISESVLDQHQKIDPHKIDLMGRMGRAFYVRASGEAILTLPQSQQLPVVGYKNLPDHVSQSKILTANLIGFLCGLKHWPDQRESVAELNERLDWKEAMNSPKRLDELHHLAMHHFNHGNSDLAAKILASI, encoded by the coding sequence ATGAAGAAAACCATTGTGCCCGGCACCATTCCAACTGGAGAACTCCATCAATATCTTTTAGGGAGTGTAGCCCCAAGACCTATAGCGTTTGTAAGTACAATTGACAAAGAAGGAAAACCCAATTTGGCTCCGTACAGCTTTTTTAATGCATTCAGCAGCAATCCTCCTATTTTGGTCTTTTCTTCCAACCGAAGGGTAGAGGGAAATACCACCAAAGACACCCTCCACAATATTATGGAGACCAAGGAATGCGTAGTCAATGTCGTCAACTACGAAATTGTCCGGCAAATGATGGTTTGCAGCGTTGATTTTCCCAAAGAAGTCAACGAGTTTGAAGAAGCTGGTTTGACTCCGGAAAAGGCTTCTTTCATAAAGTCACCATTGGTCTTGGAAAGTCCTGTCAATATGGAGTGCAAGGTTGATCAGATTATAACATTGGGGGATCAGGGAGGTGCCGGTCATTTGATCGTTTGCCATGTGGTCTGTATTCATATCAGTGAATCAGTCTTGGACCAACACCAAAAAATCGATCCTCATAAAATCGATCTCATGGGAAGAATGGGGAGGGCATTTTATGTAAGAGCTAGTGGAGAAGCGATACTCACTTTACCACAAAGTCAACAACTTCCCGTTGTGGGATATAAAAATCTCCCGGACCATGTTAGCCAAAGTAAAATATTAACCGCTAATTTAATAGGCTTTCTTTGTGGATTAAAGCATTGGCCTGATCAGAGAGAATCTGTTGCAGAGTTGAATGAGAGATTAGATTGGAAAGAAGCCATGAATTCACCGAAAAGATTGGATGAATTGCATCACCTGGCGATGCATCATTTCAATCACGGAAATTCTGATCTCGCTGCTAAAATTTTGGCATCCATTTAA
- the gcvH gene encoding glycine cleavage system protein GcvH: protein MHFAENVKYTKEHEWIRVEGNQAYIGISDFAQSELGDIVYVEVDTVGETVSKDEIFGTVEAVKTTSDLYMPVSGTILEFNPDLDEKSGNDPTLINTDPFGKGWIIKIELTNPSELDELMDSAAYSNLVGK, encoded by the coding sequence ATGCATTTTGCCGAAAACGTCAAATACACCAAAGAACACGAGTGGATTCGTGTGGAAGGAAATCAAGCCTACATAGGAATATCCGATTTTGCACAGTCTGAATTGGGAGATATCGTTTATGTAGAAGTAGATACAGTGGGAGAAACGGTGAGTAAGGATGAAATTTTTGGCACCGTGGAAGCTGTTAAAACCACCTCTGATCTTTACATGCCTGTATCAGGAACCATCCTTGAATTTAATCCGGATTTAGATGAAAAATCTGGCAACGATCCGACTCTTATCAATACCGATCCATTCGGAAAAGGATGGATCATAAAAATTGAATTGACCAATCCATCTGAATTGGATGAACTGATGGACTCTGCGGCCTATTCTAATTTGGTAGGCAAGTAA